The genomic window CCATTCCAGGGGAACCGGCCAGCCGTACTGCATTTTGCCAGGGCCGCATCCAGCTGATAGGGATTTGCATCCACCAGGGGAACATGATCCCCGTGAAAATGGCTGAAAACAATGTCCGTGGCAAGCCCCCATGCCTGTATGATCTGTTTGCGGATGACCTCGCCCATCGCAACCTGAACCGGGTGCGGTGCCTGACCATTCCGAAGAAACCCCAGCGCCAACCCGGGATCAATCAGAATTTTTCGTTCGGCAACAGTAACCAAACAGCACAGCCCCCGCACACCCAATGATTCAGCGCCGATAATCTCAATTTTCATGCTGAATTCGCCTTTCTTCAATATCACCCGCCGCGTGATCAGCGACAGTTATAATCCCCGTTCGTAAAATACCCTGATATATCTGACACTGGACAATATCAGGGCCAGACCGATGCCGATGTACAAGATTGCCAGTTCCTTTTTCGGAATCATTGAATGACGCAGCAGGCCTCCCATGATCACCATAACAGCGATCATCAGATAGCTCTTCCAGGGGATAAAGGCAAACAAACACCGCACCCCATTCATATGATGGATTCGCTTCAGGTTTTTATCAACGATCTTCAAAAATCCAAAATGGTGGACCAGCAGGGCCAGCAGCACACCGGCACCCGCATACAGATACCTGTATGTTACAGATTCCGGTGACAGCCATGAAAAGGCCAACGACAAAAGCATGATGCCGACACCGGCCCAGACAATCCCTGCAAGAAATATCAGAAAAGTGTTCTTAACTGCCGGTTTATATTTGTCAAAAAGATATGCAGATAAATTCTTCTTCAATTTGATTTCGAAGTCCTTTAATGGTTAATAACGTTTGCTCAAAAGCAAGAAGACGCTCTGGATAATACTGCTTGAGATATTCTTTTTGAGTTGGACATAAATACCAGGTACAGACAAAAGGCCTTTCTGTTCTTGAAAGGATACAACCTTTTTGTGTAAGGCAGCCACATGTTTTTATCTGATTTTTCAGAGTAATTTTTTTGATTTGCGATTCTGGAAATTTTCCAGTGGCAAAATAAATATACAAAAGATCTTTAAAATCAAACCAGATCGTTGCCCTCATGCAACAGATATCTTCACAATTTACACATGTACATGCGCAAAGGCTTTCCATGGGCTCTGATATAATTTCATAATTTTTTTGAATTTTCTTTGCAATACAAAAAAGCTCAGTTAATTTATCTTTGCCTTTATTTTCAACTGCTTTAAAAGACAATAAAACCTGATTCCAATCTTCAGCCATTTGCCAGGGTATGTCTGAACGCATATTCATTTAATTTTATAAATTGTCTAATAATGGTTTGAACAATTCATGTTTTAACGTATATTTTTTGTAGTGCAATTGTCAATACAATATAAGGAGTGCAATAAGGATTCGGAACAAGGTAAAAATCTCCATAAAGCGGATTCCGTTGATGATTTATTTCTGGAGCTTGATAGTTGAACATCCATACAAACAGGATATCCTCATGCAATTCATATATGATTCAACCGGACCCATTTTTCAACAGATTTATACGGCCAGGCTTCGAGTCTGCCAAAGCCCGGCATCTGCCTGGCTTTATACGCGACCAGGCGGGGGGAGGAAACTCCGCATAAAAACCGTGTCGCAAGGGTCACGGACACGGGTGACTCTGCCGTGTCAAGCAAAGGTTGAACAAGGGCATGATAGTTCATCCTCTCCAGAGAAGGAACGTGTGATGATACCAGTTTAACCGGTGTTTTCTCCATGCAGACCGAGCATCTCCGGCAGTTATTGTCTAACCGTTCTCCAAAATAGCCGGATAAACTTTTGGCCAGGCACTGATCTGTTTCAAAGAATTCAACCATGGCATGGAGGCGGGAGATTTCTTTTTTCTCTTTTTCGAGAAAAAGATCTGTAAGATCCCTGGCTGTCGATTCCGGATCAAATGCCGAATTCAGAATTTCAAAAACTTCCACTGCAGATTTCGGTTGAAGGTCTATCCATTTTTTTTCATGAAAATATTCCAGGGCGGTGAGAACCCGCTGCCTGTCAGAGCCTGATTCGTCAACCGCATTGTCTATGTCGATCTGGGTCCATGTCCTGGCGGTTTTGGCATTATCCAGGATGGTTTTTACAAACTGCGCCCGCTCACCTTTGAATTTTTCAATGATGGCCCGTGCAGGGATCAGGTATTTGAACGCATAGATTTCAAAATATGTATATTTGGGTGAAATGATGTTGGCCATTTCCAGGTAAACCAGCAGGGTCTTCAGCGGCAGCAGCCGGATGTCCGACATCCGGCTTACGGCGTATGGACGAAATTCAAACAGGCTCCCTTTGGATTGGCTGATATCCTCCAATACCTGGCGGATGCCGTCAAAATCAGGGGTATCTCCATACGCAAAATTTTCCAGGACCGGCACCCCGTTTTTATTTCCAAAAAGGCAACACAGCGACGGGTTGCCGTCCCTGCCTGCCCTGCCGATTTCCTGGCTGTACCCCTCAATGGATTTTGGCAGGTCATAGTGGATCACTTTTCGAATGTTTTCTTTATCAATCCCCATTCCAAATGCAATTGTTGCGACGACAGTCCCGGTTTTCCCGGCCATAAAATCATTTTGAACCGCTTCCCGATCCTCATTTTTCATTCCTGCATGATATGCCGCTGCATCCAGTCCATTGTTCCTGAGCATCTGGGTGATCCGGTTCGCTGTCTTTTGCAGGGTCACATAGACAATCGCCGGGCCGGCAGGTTTTCCTGCCAGGACCTCCTGAAGCAGCGCGTCTTTTTTTTCTTCAGCCACAGGGCGTATGCGAAGAAACAGATTTTCCCTGTAGA from Desulfotignum phosphitoxidans DSM 13687 includes these protein-coding regions:
- a CDS encoding MBL fold metallo-hydrolase; translated protein: MKIEIIGAESLGVRGLCCLVTVAERKILIDPGLALGFLRNGQAPHPVQVAMGEVIRKQIIQAWGLATDIVFSHFHGDHVPLVDANPYQLDAALAKCSTAGRFPWNGTSSMHKGRLPRKNMNKLSLGSGSAGD
- a CDS encoding RecQ family ATP-dependent DNA helicase; this translates as MIEETLKRTFGFETFKTGQRQVIEKITAGKSAASIFPTGAGKSLCYQLPAILEQGLTLVVSPLLSLMKNQIDFLKSKHIPAAKLDSGMSAQDYRETLEAARTGQLKILMIAVERFKNERFRTQLRQMNVSLLVVDEAHCISEWGHNFRPDYLKIPLYQKEFGIKKALLLTATATPAVIDDMCEKFAVSRENVVKTGFYRENLFLRIRPVAEEKKDALLQEVLAGKPAGPAIVYVTLQKTANRITQMLRNNGLDAAAYHAGMKNEDREAVQNDFMAGKTGTVVATIAFGMGIDKENIRKVIHYDLPKSIEGYSQEIGRAGRDGNPSLCCLFGNKNGVPVLENFAYGDTPDFDGIRQVLEDISQSKGSLFEFRPYAVSRMSDIRLLPLKTLLVYLEMANIISPKYTYFEIYAFKYLIPARAIIEKFKGERAQFVKTILDNAKTARTWTQIDIDNAVDESGSDRQRVLTALEYFHEKKWIDLQPKSAVEVFEILNSAFDPESTARDLTDLFLEKEKKEISRLHAMVEFFETDQCLAKSLSGYFGERLDNNCRRCSVCMEKTPVKLVSSHVPSLERMNYHALVQPLLDTAESPVSVTLATRFLCGVSSPRLVAYKARQMPGFGRLEAWPYKSVEKWVRLNHI